Proteins from a single region of Runella sp. SP2:
- a CDS encoding efflux RND transporter periplasmic adaptor subunit, with amino-acid sequence MSTLTTYTSNKKTPFNTGLRAGVAVLFLSVFVTACGGGKTDNSLAGKKEELAKLKAESKTLTEKIAKLDAEIKAADPSMKAAEKVFPVVTEALQTRSFKSFIEIQGTVETKNTATATPRMAGTYTTVYVKEGQTVKAGQLLAKIDNAILRDQIAALKSQMELANVVFEKQKGLWDQKIGTEIQYLQAKNNKEALEKNLAVLETQVDLYNVYAPISGAVERVMAKTGEIAAPGMPLASIVNLGSLKATANVPDVYISHIKMGDAVKVVLPDLNREINARVTFISKLVNPANRTFKIEVAIPTSSDIKPNMLSVLNIADINKSNVLVIKQNYIQSTEFGDVVYVAVTEGNKKVAKGRKVKTGVAYNGEIEVLEGLQSGDLIITDGYQDLVDGQAISF; translated from the coding sequence ATGAGTACGTTGACAACATATACTAGCAATAAAAAAACTCCTTTCAACACAGGGCTTCGCGCGGGTGTAGCGGTGCTCTTCCTCTCGGTGTTTGTGACTGCCTGTGGTGGCGGAAAAACAGATAATTCGTTGGCGGGTAAAAAAGAAGAGCTTGCTAAATTGAAAGCAGAGTCAAAGACATTGACCGAAAAAATTGCCAAGCTGGATGCCGAAATCAAGGCGGCTGACCCAAGTATGAAGGCCGCTGAGAAAGTGTTTCCTGTGGTTACGGAAGCGCTTCAAACGCGTAGTTTCAAAAGCTTTATTGAAATTCAAGGAACGGTTGAAACCAAAAATACGGCAACAGCTACCCCTCGTATGGCGGGTACTTATACCACGGTTTACGTAAAAGAGGGACAAACGGTGAAAGCAGGGCAGCTGTTAGCCAAAATCGACAACGCGATTCTGCGCGACCAGATTGCGGCTTTGAAATCACAAATGGAATTGGCAAATGTTGTGTTTGAAAAGCAAAAAGGACTTTGGGACCAAAAAATTGGAACAGAAATCCAGTATTTGCAAGCCAAAAACAACAAAGAAGCGTTGGAGAAAAACTTGGCCGTTCTCGAAACACAAGTGGATTTGTACAACGTGTATGCGCCTATCAGTGGAGCCGTTGAGCGCGTGATGGCCAAAACGGGTGAAATAGCTGCGCCAGGAATGCCGTTGGCAAGTATCGTGAACTTGGGAAGCCTCAAAGCAACGGCCAACGTACCTGACGTTTATATCAGTCACATCAAAATGGGAGACGCTGTAAAGGTAGTTTTGCCCGATTTGAACCGTGAAATCAATGCCCGTGTGACGTTCATTAGCAAATTGGTAAACCCAGCTAACCGTACCTTCAAAATCGAAGTGGCGATTCCGACCAGTTCAGACATTAAGCCAAACATGCTTTCGGTGTTGAATATTGCCGATATCAATAAGTCTAATGTGTTGGTAATCAAGCAAAATTATATTCAAAGTACCGAGTTTGGCGATGTGGTGTACGTAGCCGTTACCGAGGGTAACAAAAAAGTAGCCAAAGGCCGCAAGGTAAAAACGGGGGTAGCTTACAACGGAGAAATCGAAGTCTTGGAGGGACTCCAATCGGGCGATTTAATCATCACAGACGGCTATCAAGACTTGGTCGATGGTCAGGCAATCAGTTTCTAA
- a CDS encoding efflux RND transporter permease subunit, with translation MTTLKDFKVTRWCLENKTTVYLFTAIISLAGLFVYFTMPKEQFPEIAVPTVIVSTIYPGASPSDIETVITKPIEKQIKAASGVTKIKSNSIQDFSLITVEFSTGIKAQEAKQRVADAVDKALVDLPSDRKQDPSVQEVNFSEFPIMNINLAGNYSLKKLKDYAEQLKDEIESLPEITRVDIVGALDREIQINLDLYKMQAAGVSFYEIQNAIQGENINVSGGELNVDNVRRNLRVVGEFKDVRQLENIIVRSSTGATLRLAEIAEVKDGFAEKQSYASLDGKTVITLNVIKRGGENLISAADEIKAILKKYEETKFPDGLKVSLTNDSSERTKVELNDLLNTVILGFIFVVLVLMFFMGVQDAIFVGLSVPLSTLVAFVLFPVIASATGITFTLNTIVLFAFLLGLGIVVDDAIVVIENAHRVYNDDKKLTRTEAISYAAGEVFIPVLSGTLTTIAPFLPLLFWPGIVGEFMKFLPLTLIITLFASLFVAYVMNPVFAASSLKRVEEHANEDKSFKSIRTPLFVLLGLAGVGYLINFGIGNLLLFIAILYVFNHYILTPKIIVPFQENVFPRLKNGYRKVIAWVITGRRPYGVFAGVIGILVGTFVLMGAFPPKSVFFPSGDPDFVYVYCVMPQGTDASKTNEVMKQLEDRVYSVIGKNSPVVASVITNIGINAGDPFNPDRTVVPHKGKITVAFKSVEERIHHGVSTADILAKVREKVKGIPGAQVTAEPESNGPPTGKPVTIEIAGEDFDQLVDVTAKVKNAIVKSGIQGIEELKSDLVLNKPEIVIDINREQAAREGISTAQIALQIRGALFGTEVSKFRDDKDDYPIMVRLKEGDRNQIEKLLSMNVVYRDMNLGGVLRQVPLSTLTNIRYATTYSGINRKDQERVVTLSSDVLGGFNANDVNAQIQDVVDGLDLPQGYTIRLGGEQEEQMKSMQFLGVAFLGAILLIFLILVTQFNSTSKPLIIFFTVLFSLIGVFLGFMITGKTMSIIMTGVGIFALAGIVIKNGILLIEFTDELKTRGYPTRQALIEAGAARLTPVLLTASACILGLIPLALGMNINFVTLFTEFNPQIFIGGFSALFWGPLAYTIIYGLLFSTTLTLIVVPTMYWIVERLKFRLGKKPAAEAVYAFNNGTSNGNGHHVEEEVEH, from the coding sequence ATGACAACCCTAAAAGACTTCAAAGTGACGCGCTGGTGCTTAGAAAATAAAACCACCGTCTATCTTTTTACAGCTATAATTTCTCTTGCGGGCTTGTTCGTGTATTTCACGATGCCCAAAGAACAGTTTCCTGAAATCGCCGTTCCGACGGTGATTGTCTCGACGATTTATCCTGGCGCGAGCCCCTCGGATATTGAAACTGTCATTACGAAACCCATCGAAAAGCAAATCAAAGCGGCGAGTGGGGTAACAAAAATTAAGTCAAACTCGATTCAAGACTTCTCGTTGATTACGGTGGAGTTTTCGACGGGAATCAAGGCACAAGAAGCCAAACAACGCGTAGCGGATGCCGTTGATAAAGCGTTGGTGGACCTTCCGTCTGACCGTAAGCAAGACCCTTCGGTGCAGGAGGTAAACTTTTCGGAGTTTCCAATTATGAACATCAACTTGGCGGGGAATTACTCGTTGAAAAAGTTGAAAGATTATGCCGAACAACTCAAAGATGAAATCGAGTCGCTGCCCGAAATTACGCGGGTGGACATCGTAGGGGCGCTTGATCGCGAAATCCAAATCAACCTCGACTTGTACAAAATGCAGGCAGCAGGGGTATCGTTTTACGAAATTCAAAACGCGATTCAGGGTGAAAACATCAACGTCTCGGGTGGTGAGTTAAACGTGGACAACGTTCGCCGTAACTTGCGCGTAGTAGGGGAGTTCAAAGATGTACGTCAATTGGAAAACATCATTGTTCGTTCTTCGACAGGTGCTACACTTCGTTTGGCAGAAATTGCCGAAGTGAAAGACGGTTTTGCCGAAAAACAAAGCTATGCAAGTTTAGATGGAAAAACGGTAATTACGCTCAACGTCATCAAACGGGGAGGTGAAAACCTTATTTCGGCGGCGGATGAGATTAAGGCAATTTTGAAAAAATACGAAGAAACGAAGTTTCCTGACGGCTTAAAAGTAAGTTTGACCAACGATAGTTCGGAGCGTACCAAAGTAGAGTTGAACGACCTACTCAACACCGTTATTTTGGGCTTTATCTTCGTAGTATTGGTACTTATGTTCTTTATGGGGGTTCAAGATGCGATTTTCGTTGGACTTTCAGTGCCTTTATCAACATTGGTGGCGTTTGTGTTATTCCCCGTTATTGCTTCGGCAACGGGTATTACGTTCACCCTTAACACGATTGTACTCTTTGCGTTTTTATTGGGACTCGGGATTGTGGTGGACGACGCGATTGTGGTGATTGAAAACGCCCACCGCGTTTATAATGACGATAAAAAACTGACCCGTACCGAAGCCATTTCGTATGCGGCAGGTGAGGTGTTTATCCCAGTATTATCGGGTACGCTGACGACCATCGCGCCGTTCTTGCCATTGTTGTTTTGGCCAGGTATTGTGGGTGAATTTATGAAATTCTTGCCATTGACGCTGATTATCACCTTGTTTGCGTCGTTGTTTGTGGCTTACGTAATGAACCCCGTTTTTGCCGCGTCTTCACTAAAACGCGTTGAAGAACATGCCAACGAGGATAAATCATTTAAGTCGATTCGCACCCCATTGTTTGTGTTGCTAGGACTCGCGGGGGTAGGGTATCTGATTAACTTTGGGATTGGTAACTTGCTTTTATTTATTGCTATCCTATATGTATTTAACCACTACATTCTGACCCCAAAAATCATTGTTCCTTTCCAAGAAAACGTATTTCCACGTCTCAAAAACGGTTACCGTAAAGTGATTGCGTGGGTAATTACGGGCCGCCGTCCTTACGGCGTATTTGCGGGAGTGATTGGGATATTAGTTGGAACGTTTGTGTTGATGGGAGCTTTTCCTCCAAAATCAGTTTTCTTCCCAAGTGGTGACCCTGATTTTGTGTATGTGTATTGCGTGATGCCGCAAGGAACGGATGCTTCTAAAACCAACGAGGTAATGAAGCAGTTGGAAGACCGGGTGTATAGCGTAATTGGAAAAAATAGTCCAGTCGTAGCCTCGGTGATTACGAACATTGGTATCAACGCGGGCGATCCATTCAACCCCGACCGTACGGTAGTGCCACACAAAGGAAAAATTACGGTGGCATTCAAGAGTGTCGAAGAACGTATTCATCACGGAGTTTCTACGGCTGATATTTTGGCTAAAGTGCGTGAGAAAGTAAAAGGAATTCCAGGCGCACAAGTAACGGCTGAACCAGAAAGTAATGGGCCTCCAACGGGCAAGCCAGTGACGATTGAGATTGCGGGCGAAGATTTTGACCAACTTGTTGATGTTACCGCAAAAGTAAAAAATGCCATCGTCAAATCAGGAATTCAAGGAATTGAAGAATTGAAATCGGATTTGGTGTTGAACAAACCTGAAATTGTGATTGACATCAATCGCGAGCAAGCAGCCCGTGAGGGTATCAGCACGGCGCAGATTGCGTTGCAAATTCGTGGAGCGCTGTTCGGAACTGAAGTGTCGAAATTCCGTGATGATAAAGATGATTATCCGATCATGGTACGGTTAAAAGAAGGAGATCGCAACCAGATTGAGAAATTGTTGAGCATGAACGTGGTATATCGCGATATGAACCTTGGTGGTGTATTGCGCCAAGTTCCTTTGAGTACATTGACCAACATTCGTTATGCAACTACCTACAGTGGTATCAACCGCAAAGACCAAGAGCGCGTAGTGACGTTGTCGTCGGACGTACTTGGTGGGTTCAATGCCAACGATGTGAATGCCCAAATTCAAGACGTGGTGGATGGCCTAGACCTTCCGCAAGGTTATACGATTCGTTTGGGGGGTGAACAAGAAGAACAAATGAAGTCAATGCAGTTCTTAGGGGTAGCGTTTTTAGGGGCTATCTTGTTGATTTTCTTGATTTTGGTGACCCAATTTAACTCTACTAGCAAGCCACTTATCATCTTCTTTACGGTACTGTTTAGCTTGATTGGTGTATTCCTTGGATTCATGATTACGGGAAAAACCATGTCTATTATCATGACAGGGGTAGGTATTTTTGCCTTGGCGGGGATTGTGATTAAAAACGGTATCTTGTTGATTGAGTTTACAGACGAATTAAAAACCCGTGGTTACCCCACTCGTCAGGCGTTGATTGAAGCAGGAGCCGCTCGTTTGACGCCCGTACTGTTAACGGCCTCAGCTTGTATCTTGGGTTTGATTCCGTTGGCATTGGGGATGAACATCAACTTCGTGACGTTGTTTACCGAATTTAATCCACAAATTTTCATTGGAGGTTTTAGTGCCTTGTTCTGGGGGCCACTGGCTTATACCATTATCTACGGGTTGTTGTTCAGTACTACGCTTACGTTGATTGTAGTTCCAACCATGTACTGGATTGTGGAGCGTTTGAAGTTCCGTTTGGGCAAAAAGCCAGCAGCTGAAGCAGTGTATGCTTTCAATAATGGTACCTCAAACGGCAACGGCCACCACGTAGAGGAAGAAGTAGAACATTAA